A window of Fragaria vesca subsp. vesca linkage group LG7, FraVesHawaii_1.0, whole genome shotgun sequence contains these coding sequences:
- the LOC101292738 gene encoding zinc finger A20 and AN1 domain-containing stress-associated protein 8-like isoform 2, whose translation MEHNETGCQAPPEAPKLCANNCGFFGSAATMNLCSKCHKDLVLKQEQAKVAAVSIESAVNATPNNWGKKPAVTLDVQAGSPDLPLISTEASSTPPPNNEEKVKETPTRCNTCRKRVGLTGFNCRCGHLFCAVHRYSDKHACQYDYRAAAQDAIAKANPVVKAEKLDKI comes from the coding sequence ATGGAGCACAACGAGACAGGATGCCAAGCGCCTCCAGAAGCTCCCAAACTTTGTGCCAATAACTGTGGATTCTTTGGAAGTGCAGCAACCATGAACTTGTGTTCCAAATGCCACAAGGACTTGGTACTGAAGCAAGAACAGGCCAAAGTCGCTGCAGTGTCCATTGAAAGTGCTGTGAATGCCACTCCCAATAACTGGGGAAAGAAGCCTGCTGTGACTTTAGATGTCCAAGCTGGTTCGCCAGATTTGCCTCTTATCTCAACAGAGGCATCCAGTACTCCGCCTCCAAACAATGAGGAGAAGGTGAAAGAGACTCCCACCCGGTGCAACACTTGCAGGAAACGTGTTGGTCTGACTGGGTTCAATTGCCGATGTGGACATCTATTCTGTGCAGTTCATCGCTACTCTGATAAACATGCCTGTCAATATGACTATCGAGCTGCTGCGCAGGATGCTATAGCAAAAGCCAACCCTGTTGTCAAGGCTGAAAAGCTGGATAAAATATGA